A single region of the Melospiza georgiana isolate bMelGeo1 chromosome 7, bMelGeo1.pri, whole genome shotgun sequence genome encodes:
- the DAPL1 gene encoding death-associated protein-like 1, producing MALRKSVPPGRRSPAVKAGGMRVSKKQENGPVEKNAKLPGKEKSSAIVSFTKPQNMGVLVAEALNKMSHKMHAATLQVAHQKPQPTLEKFILPKRIYIIQQPRKC from the exons ATGGCGCTGAGGAAGAGTGTCCCGCCGGGCCGCCGCTCTCCCGCAG TTAAAGCTGGAGGTATGAGAGTGtctaaaaagcaagaaaatggaCCTGTTGAGAAAAATGCTAAacttccaggaaaagaaaagtcaAG TGCTATTGTCAGTTTTACAAAACCTCAGAACATGGGAGTCTTGGTAGCAGAAGCACTGAACAAA ATGAGCCACAAAATGCATGCAGCAACATTACAAGTGGCTCACCAAAAGCCACAACCTACCTTGGAGAAGTTCATACTGCCTAAAAGAATTTACATTATTCAACAGCCACGGAAATGTTAA